The nucleotide sequence ACCTAGACATCGTCATTGGCGATTTAATTAGGAACTTGTACTAGCGTTTGTAGTTTTTGACTGACGTTCAGAAAAACACATTAAACATTTTCTTAACTCGCGGCGAAATTTTGCATCCCAAAAGCTATAGATAAACGGATTACATACATTATTAAGAACATATATCCTCATAatgaaatcaaagaaaattgTTTCAGCTTTTGACAAACCTTTCCAGAAATTGTCGTAAATTGAATCCATTATAGAGACAGACAAAAACGGGAGATACGTTAAGATGAAAGCGACAGTAATCGTAAACAGCACCATAGTTATTTTGTGTGAATTTCGCTCTTTTCCATTTGCTGCTAATGTTGTATGACGAACAAGAGTGTTTGAGGATTTTCTCACAACTCGATGAGGTATGATGTGTCTCCTTTGAAAATTAAGCGTTTTAATTTCATCCCGCTTATTTATCAAAACGTTTTCTTTATATATGCACAGCGCAGTGTCAACTGTATCGGACAGTTGATTTGTCGCAGAATGTTCAGTAGCAGGAATACGTTTAATGCTATTTTTATCGTCCGACACTTCTACTAAACTGTATATCGCGTTCTTAATTCCGCAAATGTGATTGTATCTTTTTCTGACTGTTGGTTGTCAACGGTTTTATCCGATTCCTGTTTCCAGCAAAAGCATATTCGGGCCGATTTATTGACGGCGATAGGCACAGAGTTATGAAGATAAATCGTCCGGCAAATAAGActgtaaatcaaaattaaatacaCAACGGAACTCATAAAGAGAAGTAAATTGAATCCAAGGTATCCGATTCCTACATACGAACCAGTATATATGTCGTCAACAAAACATTCACTTCCGGTAATATTATACGCAACTGCATCCAACTCAACGGTGCTGTGGCCGTAAATAACAACATACGGAGCGGACAGTACCGCAGCAAAACATATGGCAATGACGCATGCCTTTCTGTCTCCAAAATCTTTGATCTGCCTTTTAAGGGGTCGACAAACTTTCAAATAACGGTCTAAGCCAGCGACTAACAATATAAAAACCGAGCTTAAGTTGCATGAAGCAATTAAATAGCTTAGCAGTTTACAAACAATAACACTTTGATAAGTTATAAGATGTGTCATATCTATGATATGATATGGCAATCCCACTAAACACACAGACATGTCTGCAAGTGCAAGCGATATAATGTACACCCTCGCACTTGACCGTTTGAACTTCAGTTTGTAGACCACAGCTACGCACGCATTTCCAAGTATTCCAATTAACATCAAGATCACAAGACTCACAAGTGTTGGAAGATACTTTATCATCTCCAGTTCGTTTAACGTGTCAATATTAGCCTTGTCCGAAATATAGGAAGAATACACTGATATGGTGTTCGGTGACATGCCCATCGTATCTGATCCGATTTCTGTGAGAATTTCCATGTTAAACATTATGTTGCTTAAGGTTGTTAAATGAAAACTGTTCTGATGTTCAATTCAGACAagacaattaaacaaacatttttaatgtTGGTATTATATCCGTTCCTGCCTGTTACTAGTTTGAAGAATTAATATATATTGTgtgtctaaactggatttctaAATAAGGTTTTATCCTCAGGTTATCAGAACGCGATGTGCTAGTCCACCAATGAAAATAAGTTTAAAGTCATGACTATAACACAATCTATGCTTTTCGTGGTACGTTCAAGTGATTTCTTAGAATCACCTGAGTTATctacaaaatcatataaaaatgCGTGCATCCTTACAACAACACTATCAAAAACCTGCAAGGTCTTATACACATCAATTGCATTCCGATGTCAGATATGGTTCCGGGAATTAAGATTTATATCGTATGAACAAATAGGTGTATAGCTGCAAAACATATACCCTGCTGGGTTCTTTCTCGATATGAGGTCGGATGAACTTGTGTATGAACTTTCATTTTGTGAACTTAAGTTAAATATTAGGTTAGCCAGTATTTACTTTGTGTACATTTCTTTATCCGACAAGCCGACGAAAGGGTTACAAGGCCTGGGCCCGTTTTCACCAAACAATTTTTTCTAAGAAtgaagaaaattctttaaattataatattcaagaatttatttattatttattaaaactctgcagtaaacatctctatctatattattcttcatatagaacattttgttaatgacatagtcaccagtggaggcctgaataaattcaaacactgaacacatttttcttggttctaaatctattctttattcttaaaggGAATGTCAACCACGaggacgaagaaaagaaaagttttaaaataacgtatttttttacaattattagtttatactgattaaaatatcacgagtggtatattatattacttgaacaaagttcatattttcagtatattcggtaataaaatgtcgcgatgtgaaatcgaaattacatcgcgaaaataggtgatataacgatatacacactaaaactaacgcaagtagattgatcgttttatatataaactatatacaatttactacgcatgcacaatttgcattcctgagtTTGCCACGTGACGATGAAGATCAATCTACTGgctttatttatagttaactggcagTTACCTGGTTGACATACCCAGTAaagtttattaccgaatatactgaaaatctgaaaacataacaactttgttcaagtaatgtaatataccagtcgtgatattttaatcaatataaactaataattgaaaaaataacggtattttacaacttttcttttcttcgtcgtcgtggttgacagtccctttaagtctaagaatcggtcggtgaatacgggcccaggttttatttacttttaattgttttaacagtTGGTGGGAGCTGACTAAAGGAACTTCTGCGAACATACTTTTAGCACTTATAAGATCTGTTCGATTAAGATATCCCCGTATCGGAAGACTGCCAGACAAGTGGCATATTTACGCATTATCAGAATTGTCAACACAACTTTCAGTTTCCTCAATGctttgtttgcaaaaaaacaCAAGTCTGTGTTATAATGTTGTTCGATCTTTTTCTCATCGCCTACGTACAAAGGGTAAAGAGTGTTCAGCTACAGCAAGTTCAAACACCATAGAAATATAATTTGTTTCAAAGGAGAAATACACACGTCAATTTCACGTCATATTATAACCCAATAACCGTTACATTGTGTAACGAAACAGTCATTTAGATGTCCTTTGaaaagtattttgtcaaaagtacGCTTCATGTGTTCACACAATATTCATCTAACCAAGCATGCAGCATATTATGTACTTGAGGTGATACTTGTTTGAACTATAGCAAActagaaaataaatacatacatacccCTTGAAATTATATGTGCATAATCGTCAAACTGATATAAGTTTATATtctaaacataataataaatatttgctcAGTATATGCTTATTGGTAAACTAATACCAATGACATTGTTCTATAAAAaggtaaataaaaacaaaataaagagaCCTtatcacagattttagcatgtattgaagtttttcactAAATGCCTTATATTAATGATTGTAAACATTCGATccaaaaaagctccagtaaaaaaaacaaacaagagtaaaattaaaaaaagaaaaaaaacaccctcaactgggctcaaaccaatGACccgtggagtaaaagtctatcgcttggacaactcggccatccatgctcattcaATCAGtagtgcattttatactttatacaaacaatcctcgtagtatcacaaaattaaacgacaaaaaaAAACGAATTCTCTGAATAATTCTATGGCTTCGAGTTACAaagcttcataattttcaggtttttaaatcgtcaaaagatgcatataatggatattttagaccatggaaaatgttaagtattaatgtttttttcacaaaaagcATAACTGCCGCgaacatttgcatatttgaaacatttttgttttattttgtcagtttaccaaaacgtaaaaaggtctCTTTAATGTATAAACTAAAATTAGTTATGCAATAAGTGTGAATTGTACCTCTTCAAAGAGGACTAACTTATGTGAAATGCATGCacaatttacttaaatattgCGCACGTTATAAAAAACTCAAAATGTCAACGATGCATCaaaacaaattgttgttgttgctgctgttgttgttgctgctgctgccgTTACATATTTCTCACTAAATATGCAAATCTCTTTCTTGGAGATTATTTTGTTTTCGGACATGTCATTTATCCCAATAAACGTTATTGGATCTAATAacggtaagtgctgcttttttccaaataactttttaaaagtatttttctaaagaatttcaactagtgcataaaagagaGATTTTTGTGCTGCttttggcaatgtgaaatacatgagaattactttatttaataaacctgCGTTCTTGTTCAAAAAGTCCATGTATTCAGGACGACTATACAATACGCAATGTGAAactttgtcaccgatttcagacgtattcaaggagtTATTCTTATACCTAGAGATATCGgcacaaaatgcaacaaaaactgtattttatagATAGATTTAGATAGATTTAGTTCAGTATATAAAGTACATGTAGCATGGTACACAACATATTTAAAGATGTGAACATATCATGaactaaaaatgcaaaatatcacAGATCAGCTGAAAGACTAGAGCTAAAAGCAATTTGATTACAatcattttggtaaaaaatacataataattgcttctttttatatcatgtgttaacatatataattggtgaatcaaatattaattactATCTTAATGTACCAGGGCATGTACGCACATACCCAGGATAGCACAAAAAAGGTAATGGGAattcccttatttccattgtggtcctggTGAATGATGACATGACATAGCAAGGCACAACAATTTCGTTCTTAAAGATGATAAACTAAGCAaattaacatttgatttaaaatacaCATCAATTTTTCTGATAATAAACATCACAGGGAGATTACAGGCTTTATTAATAAAACTGCAAGCtatttaaaatatgcttttttagTGCAACCTTAAATGTCGGTAAGTTGGAGGAATCTTTTATGTCAATTGGTAAGCTGTTCCATAAAGAACATCCCTTTTTGGATTCTTTCAAGTATTTTTGAAACTATACACACAATTGATACAGGTCTGTAGTTCCcaactttatttttaatactCTTTTTATACAACGGAACAACTCGTGCAGCTTTAAAGTCATCAGGTACAACACCTTGTATCACAGATAAATTAATGACTTTAGTAAGTGGACAACAAATAACAAAAGTTCCATCTCTGACAAAACATGATGAAATATCGTCTAGGCCTGTTGTGTTAATGGTATTAAGTTTATTTAGGTACTTAAGTACATTGTTTTCTGTAACAAAAGAGAAAGAGCAACTGttccgaaaaaaatattttttaaatacaaagcaGACACAAAATCTTTGCCGAATGTTCCTAAAGGTTTTGGCAATTTACTACAAGTTTAGATGCTAgtgttgtaaaaaaaaacactattaaaatGGTGAGCCACTTCCATCATGTCAAAAATAATGCCACCATTAATGTTCAAACCAATACTTCCagatgtacatttttttattagttCTTTAAGTGAATTCCACAAGGATTTGGAATAATTTTCATTGtcaatgatataaaaaataaattctctTTTTGCACAAAATATAAGATGCTGAGCATTATTTCTAAGATTTATAAAATGATCATTATTCTCAgatgattttacttttttataagtataaaaagatTTATCTCTATCTTTAATACCTTGTTAAATTTCATTTGTGATCCAGGGCTTAGTTCTTTGCTTAATTCTAACAACTTTCACAGGAGCAAGTTTATCAATAACTGACAAAAATATGGATTTAAAACTGCAACATGCATAAGACACATTATCAAATATAAGCACAGGAGACCAATCAGTGTTTATTAAATTCATCTGAAAATCGTCGTTGTTATAGCTTTTCAAGGATCTTAGTTTAAcagaattgtgtttatttatactGTCCTTTGAAACTTTCATTGTACAGTATATAATGGAATGGTCATTAAGACCAACATGGATGACATCACTTTGAGAATTCGTTTCTCTACCCGATACTAAAATCAgatctaaagatttttgcaatgtatttcaataactttagatatttgcaaaaataaagttcttaacggtgtgatcaCATTCTCTCAAGCCCGTATGTAACCCCTTAAAaaacccgttgattctgcaccctggctATGCATACTTTGTTTCCGAGCCCTGTTTGTGAAATGCACCCGTTAATGTGCTACTTTGAAAAGCgcatatataatatacatttattttaagattttgtttaaatgtttgtttaaatgtgttaaaatattggttaataacactattaagtatatatgttGTTCTTACTATCTTCGAAAGAAGAAAGGGGTATGGAGTTAAGGCAATATGAATACTCATCATCTTAACTGGAGATGTAAATATATTGCCGACTCAGGTTAGTAAACATAAGTATAATCGgttggctcgaattccggatCACTCGAACTTATGTTGTCGGTCCtggcgagttcgagccatcgggtttcgactgtatttaTTGCAATACTTTAACAGgcttttctttaaattattacaataaagATGCGAGTTCCTTCCCAAACTCATGTGTTAGTCAATGTTTGATATTGGCTTTGTAAGACAATCCTGCTTTAGTTAaaagagtttaatgcatgttattatgcaaaataaaaattgtgtctgtgtgtgttTAACTTATTTGTTATCACGTTCGGTAAAAGCCCATTCTCCCATTCATTGACTTATCTCATTATAAATTGCCTGTCACAATTTCATTGTGTAACCGTATTATGGAAATATATGTTTATCCGCATATTAATTTATTCCTTCAGTTGATTTATTCAGTATGCATAGAATAAGGTAGCCTCTTATGTGGAACttctgttattgtttatatttcgtTTAATTTACTATTTTCCTATTGCAATTaataaaacagataaaaaaaaatattgctatAAGTTAGTGAACGTCGTTAGGTGATACATTTTAGCTAAGAAGCAAGCATAcatattttcacaaaaaaattacacaattattataataagtaacaaaacacaacattttctTTCCACATGTGCTCGAATTCAAGACCTCgatcagaggcgtatccagattttttttccgagggggggctcaactggggagggtgcgggaggggtgtccccttccgtcgttgatttttttttgaaatcgtACCTTCAAATGATGCGATTCATGCTAtataatcagcattttgcatgataaaagtgcatgtaaaacaaggacttgagttcagacatcaagtgtgtcagacacacagacagacagacagacacacaggggtaaatcaaatgtctctcaaaccagtattttgttttaataacattactacgcttgaaaataattatagacacgactaaaataagaaaaaaacaacagtttaattgcattaaaaatcttacttcaactgaaatagtcCAAATGTATGCCTTTTCCGtgcattttttcggtactcttcattaaacttgcgcataaattgcagaccactgcgctagtgtaaacacataatttcaagtatttcatttattttaaagaaaattcgtttactttttcacgattcccagaaattgttgcatggaacaatctgtgcgcgcacatcgcgaaaatatgagacatgccgatatccacatgttcagtgggtataccctgtcccgatttgatgataattttatcaaatcttttaatagtaatatatatatataccgaaaTTGTATTGGAAAAAATTGCGAACGATGTAGTTTTTtcagttcttgagcactttttcatgccaatgttgctcaaaagaagatcgaccgttaaaacagaaacttgttaaatggtaaataaaagttataaaaaagtaaaattaatctttcggtttctctaaatttgttcagtgaatcgaattttcgaagttttgttgacctcatgtcTATTGCAATCCAGTACACTCGCTTTTCGGATGttacctctcgactcaaggtaaacaacgcgcgaagtgtatgtcatttgtggatgtgtatggaactatcggctttgtgtggttaaacacgctataagtaaacaattttgacatggatttaacaggaatgaaataaatcattttaggtacatcgtttattgcggcaatgtttgaattcattcagaaattattttagttgtttccttaaccgctcgactgaaggtaattggaggatattgtttttcacaagtcccatcaatctcttgcacgacggttacattacattcacctctgtgttgggctcagaacattctatacatagatggtgacgtcactacgttattatcacaaagaccggtgtgacacaatggtgctcagaacggactattgttatgaaagcgtctcatcgACGATTGACGGTCTAAACATAGaagcatatttttattttcgaatAAACCGTATtcacaaacattaacaaaaaaattttttaagtaaatttaaaaaacaaacatttatggCGTTTATCTTGGTGATCGTTGGTGAAAGATCATCAGTAAAACAATGAGATAATAGACGATCACGCTGATTTACTTGCAAATCTATATTCACAATTCTTCACCACAATCACAACAATTAGGGGGTAATGAGCCAGTTATACCAATCGTTGGCCAAGATTTATGGAATcattaatgaaatatattttaaattaatttctcaAGTAACTTTTGAAAACGCATTAAGCAACTAGTTAAGTGCCACTTCTAAAAGTGTGCTTATGTAAAACGCAATACTAAAAAACTGCGttgttgttttaaacacatattaagatAAGCATTTCAGAATAtggaaatatttaattatattatatatttatattgtagccattgaaagtaatatagtCATCATTGCTGAATATGATAGCACAACCTTTTATCATAAACGCGCCCTGGTGCTTTCAATTTGCTTAATGTCATGTATTACTCTTAAATCGTACTCATTTAAAGAGTTGAGTGTGAACAATAGTCTCCGCTGTAACTTTCTATACGAGAGTACATAGTTTCAAGCATAAAACTCGTTTAAAGTCGTTGCAACCGAAATGCTGTATCCCTATGATTTTCAAATCagcattattacaattaatatacTAAGGCCTACTGGGAAAAGGTCAAACCATTAGGCAGGCAGCTTCAGCTATAACACATTGCATAGGAATTTAAAGCGGTAACATCGTCCGCGTTATTCTCGGTATAGTTCAAGAGTTGTCAGACGTCATAAGAAGGGCATAGCCACAAAAAAGTGTgttttaagtatataatattctTTTCTCAGTATTAAGGATTATCTTAacgtcaattttaatttaaacgaAAGTTACTAGCGCGCAAACAATCATAGGGACACTATGTTGTGAACGCGTTTATGGCAATTGACAAGACGTTTTTATTGTATACCACACTTGAATTTTCTTATCATAAAGATCTACAATTATGAACTTGAAGCGTAAGCGTTCACGAACCCGGTCACAATATCCGCTTGTCGTAAATCGAGAGGTTCAAAGTGTGCCTACTGTGTGTCCTAACACAGCGCAAACGCAATAACtagttaattataaatacattaataagccgcactctgtgaaaaggggtttaatacatgtgcgtaaagtctcgtcccagattagcatgtgcagtgctAAACTGGATTTATCTGatgaatagacttcctttaaaagacaaatatcatacaagcagcaagtgtcgtctctgattagcttgtgcggactgcacgggctaatctgggacgacacttaacgcacatgcattaaatctttttttcacagagcacggcccatttcaAATTATCCGCTCTGAATGTAAAATATTGGCGATGCATGTTGAATGCTTTCGTGATGTAAAATTATATGACTTTTTTGTtcagatataatttatattaaatttgacacATTCATAACACAACAACTGAATTCGTTCAAAATAACGGTTTCAATGCATCAAGTTTCAAGAATCTGTTTTTTATGAGTAGCGAAAACGAATAATGCAATGACATTCCATGGTGTAATAAATAAATCGCATGCATCGACCATTCCACTACTTAGAAATCAAATGATAAATGCGTCCTGACAATTTCGTTTAAAAGTATACTTTGAGTCTATGCTCTACCCCATACATTTTAGGAGGAGAAGATTACTAATATATTAAGTGGTACGCAAAGAATTAAGAATTATTGTTGTACTTATTGAGCATTTTATTTTCATGTGGTATTCTTAGTTAATGTGAGTGCAATATTATAATAtacaacaattataaaacatagGTGTCAACCCTCAGGCATCTGCGGAGAAAAAAATGGAATTAATGCAGGACACATAATCATAATGATGGTGGAACATTGaacttacataaatatatatctcGTATTTTGTTTTACATCATGAACAAGTCATAATATACGCTATATACTATTTACATTACAATTCTAAAAACCTCTATAATTAACAACCAAGAACAAATGATAAGAAATAacaaaactaaaaacaaaatcaCCAAAAACCAAGTTTATTAGCTTTACtgtcttttttaatattttcatattgtatacaCAGACAAAGTGCACGTAAGTAATATTATCAGGATTGAAACGCTAAATAAgatcagggcccgtattcaccaaacaattcttagactcaagtctaagaataaagaaaatccTTTGAAGTAAAACATTcaataatttcttaaattttgagtcaaactctgcagtaaacatctctatctatattattcttcatgtagaacattttgttaatgacataatcaccagtggaggcctgtatatattcaaacactgaacacatttttcttggttctaagtctattctttattcttaagtctaagaatcggttggtgaatacgggccccggTCGTCTTTATTAAAGGCATGCGTCAAATTATCAGCATAATGTTAAAAGTACAACATTCTATATTTtagcataaaaacaataaatgaatgtgtatatttgataaaatcgcaatactaaaacaaataagtattatatttttcatgcaaTTTGGGCGTCAGAGAACTATTATGGCACTATTAAAATAGTGTCATTGACGCTTTATTTGAGAAGTTGTACTACCGATTGTAGTGTCCGTCTGACCTTTCGAAAAGCACACAAAGCACCGTTTAAGTTCGCGCCGAAATTTGGCGTCCCAAAAGCTATAGATAAACGGATTACATACATTATTAAGAACATATATCCGTAACATTAAATCACAGACAATGTTTTCCGCGTGTGACAACCCTTTCCAGAAATCATTGTTAATGGCATCCATAATAGAGACTGTTAAAAACGGTAGATAGGTCAAGATGAAAGCGACAGTAATGGTAAACATCatcattgttattttgtgtataTTCTTCTCATGTGCATTAGCTCCCACCATTGTATGACGAACAATAGTGTTTGATGAATTTCTTACAACACGATCTTTATTGTTGTCGTTTCTGTGAACATGTaacttatttgttttatcttGCGCATTTATCGAAACGTTTCCTTTACGCACAAATAACGAAGTTTCCGGTGTATCTAAATTTGGACTCATTGCAGAAGGTTCAGTAGCAGGTTGACCTTTGCCATTGTCATCGTGCGATATTCCTACTAAACTGCACTCCTCTTTCTCATTTCCAGCGGCGTTCTTGACTGTATCATTTTCATTCGATTTCTGTTTCCAACAAAAACATACGCGGACCGACTTATTGAGTGTGATTGGCAGCAGGCGATGTATTCGAATCGTTCGACCAATAAGACTGTAGATCACAATTAAATACACAACGGAACTCACGAAAACAAGTAAATTGAATCCAAGATATCCAATTCCAACATACGAACCAGTATACGTGTCGTCAATAAAACATTCACTTCCGGTCATATTGTACCCAACTCCATCCAACTGAACGGTGCTGTGGCCGTAAATAACCGCATTGGGAACGGACAATAATGCAGCCAACCAAATTGCAATGACGCACGCTTTTCTGTCACCAAAATCCTTAATCTGCCTTTTAAGGGGACGACACACTTTGAAATAACGATCTAGACCTGCTACTAACAGTATAAAGACAGAGCTAAAGTTGCAAGCAGCAATAAGATAGCTAAGACTTTTACAAGCGAGAACACTATGATAATTGACAGGATGAGTAAGGTCGATGATATGATATGGTAATCCAATCAAACACACCGACATATCTGCCAGTGCAAGGGATATAATGTACACTCTTGCACTTGACCTTTTGAACTTCAGTTTGTAGACCACGACTACACACGCGTTTCCGACTATCCCGATCAACATTAAGATGACAAGACTCACCAGGGATGGGATATACTTAGTCAACTCCATTTTATTTAACTTGTCCATTGTAACATTTTTTGATTCATAGCTTGATGAATACATGGTTACGGTGTTTGTTGGTCCGTGTTCGGTGAGATTTTCCATGTTTCACATTACGTTGCTTTTGGTTATAGAATGAATAATTGTCCAATAGTCAATGTAATCTAGACAGTTATACAATGTCCACTTGCTTTAAAGCTGTGTATTATATCTATGGGTGTGGATGGCGTTTCAAAAGAACTGAATATAACTGGTTTATTACTAAAATTCCAAAGTATGTTTAAAAATCAGGTTATCAGAATACGAAGTGTTATTCTGCCAATGAAAATAAGTTCTTCTTAATATGTATTAACAATCGAAGAATTTAACGGCACTTCGCAT is from Dreissena polymorpha isolate Duluth1 chromosome 14, UMN_Dpol_1.0, whole genome shotgun sequence and encodes:
- the LOC127858241 gene encoding octopressin receptor-like, whose translation is MENLTEHGPTNTVTMYSSSYESKNVTMDKLNKMELTKYIPSLVSLVILMLIGIVGNACVVVVYKLKFKRSSARVYIISLALADMSVCLIGLPYHIIDLTHPVNYHSVLACKSLSYLIAACNFSSVFILLVAGLDRYFKVCRPLKRQIKDFGDRKACVIAIWLAALLSVPNAVIYGHSTVQLDGVGYNMTGSECFIDDTYTGSYVGIGYLGFNLLVFVSSVVYLIVIYSLIGRTIRIHRLLPITLNKSVRVCFCWKQKSNENDTVKNAAGNEKEECSLVGISHDDNGKGQPATEPSAMSPNLDTPETSLFVRKGNVSINAQDKTNKLHVHRNDNNKDRVVRNSSNTIVRHTMVGANAHEKNIHKITMMMFTITVAFILTYLPFLTVSIMDAINNDFWKGLSHAENIVCDLMLRIYVLNNVCNPFIYSFWDAKFRRELKRCFVCFSKGQTDTTIGSTTSQIKRQ